The region CATCGCTCAACAAACGCGCCCGCGCATGATCTTGCGTCAGACGCGCGCCCATGTGTTCGACCGCATAAAGTCCGGCCGCCGCCATCAGGCCAGCCTGGCGTTGCGTGCCGCCTATCATGCGGCGCAAGGCGCGGGCACGGTCCAGCACCGCTTGCGGCCCGGCAAGCACGGCGCCGACGGGTGCGCTCAGTCCCTTCGACAGACACAGAGACACGGTGTCCGTGTACTGCGTGACGGCCGCCGGCTCGACACCCAGGGCCACCGCCGCGTTGAACAGGCGCGCGCCGTCCAGATGCACGGCGATGCCGCGCTCGGTCGACAGCGCATGCACCGCACGCATGTAGTCCAGCGACGGCACGGCGCCGGCGGCGTTGTTGTGCGAGGTCTCCATGGCCACCAGCGACGTCTTCAGCTTGTGGCCGCCGCCCTGCACGCCTTCGGCCAGGCGGTCCAGGTCCATGGCGCCGTCCACCCCGGGCACGCCCAGATAGAAAAGATTCGTGAAGGTGGCCGCGCCGCGTTCCGACGTGTACATGTGCGCGTTCGATTCCAGCACCACCTGTTCGCGGCTGGATGTCTGCGCCAGTACCGCCAGCAGGTTCGCCATGGTGCAACTGGGCACGAACAGCCCTGCGTCCTTGCCCAGGCGCGCGGCGACGGTGCTTTCCAGCTGGCGCACCGAGGGATCGCCGTCGAGGCCGTCATCGCCGATGGGCGCGGCACGCATGGCTTCCAGCATGGCATCGGTGGGACGGGTGACCGTGTCGCTGCGCAGGTCGACGAAGTGGCCAGGAAGCTCGGTCTGGAGGGAATGCGGAAGGGAGGCTGCCATGCGGATTCTTCTGAGTAAAACCGCGTCAACGCGCGGGAATGAGGCGTTTTTCCAGCAGCTTCACCGACTGCGAAGCCAGGAAGCTGATGAGGATGTAGACGACGGCGACGAAAACGTAGAGTTCCACCAGACGGCCGTCGCGCTGGCCGATCTTGGAAGCAGCGCCAAGGAAGTCCGTCAGCGCCAGCACGTACACCAGCGAGGTGTCCTGGAACAGGATGATGACCCGCGTCAGCAGGGCGGGCGTCATGTTGCGGATGGCCTGCGGCAGCACGATGCTGATCAGGGTCTGGCGTTGCGTCAGGCCCAGCGCCAGGCCGGCATTGAACTGGCCGCGCGCGATCGACTGGATGCCGGCGCGCATGATCTCGCAGAAGTACGCGGCCTCGAACATCGAGAACGTGATCACCGCCGAATTGAACGCGCCCACCTGAATGGGGCGCGGCGAGCGCAGTATCCAGGCGCCGAGATAAGGCACCAGGAAATAGAACCAGAAGATCACCAGCAACAGCGGGATCGAGCGCATGGTGTTGACGTAGATCGTCGCCGGCACCGATAGCGCCTTCAGCGGCGACAGCCGCATCAGCGCCAACAAGGTGCCCAGTACCAACCCCGCGAGCCCCGCCAGCGCGGTCAGGGTCAGGGTGAAGGTCATGCCGGTGCCGAACAGATACGGCAGTGCGTCGCGGATGACGCCGAAATCGAAATTACCCATGGCGGCGTCTCTCAGTGCTTGCCGGCGATCAGGCCGGGCACCGCGTAGCGTTTCTCAAGGCCGCGCAGGCTCAGCACCACCAGGCCGTTGATGATCAGATAGACCAGCGTCGCGGCGCTGAAGGCCTCGAAGATATGAAAGCTGAATTCCTGCATGGCGCGCGCCTGGCCGGTCAGCTCCAGCAGCCCGATGGTCAGCGCGACGGACGAGTACTTGATGGTGCCCATGAATTCCGAGGTCAGCGGCGCGATGACGATGCGATAGGCCTCGGGCAGGATGATGTGGCGGTAGACCTGCACCTGGCTCAGGCCCAGCGCGGTGCCCGCCTGGAACTGGCCGCGTGGCAGCGACTGGATGCCCGCGCGGATCTGCTCGCAGACGCGCGACGCGCCATACAGGGTCAGGCACAGCAAGGCTGGCACGAATTGCCCCCAGGGCTGCGGCATCTGCTTGATGGCCAGCCCCAGTGCTTTGGGCACGACTTCGGGGAAGACGAAGTACCAGAGAAACATCTGCACCAGCAGCGGACAGTTGCGGAACAGTTCCACATACACCGTGCCGATGACCCGCAAGGCGCGGGACGTGCAGGTACGGAAGACCGCCAGCAGGGATCCCAGCGTCAATGCCAGCACCCAGGTCGACAGCGACAGCGCCAGCGTCCAGCCCGCACCCATGGCCAGGGTCTGCAGGAAGTTATGCACGCCGTCGGGCGACATCTCCAGGAAGACCTGCCAGCTCCAGTCGTAATTCATTGCGTATCCAGGAATGGATGACGCCGGGCCAGGCGCGTCCATGACCAGGCCCCACGGTATCGCGGGGCCCGGAGGGCGCAGCCTGGCCGGGTCCTTATTTATTGATAGGCGGCGGGGTCGCCCGAGTCGGTCGGATTCGCCAGCGCGCGCTTGAGGGCGTCGCTCATCGGATACTTCAGGTTGATGCCGCGCGGCGGGATGGGCGAGTTGAAGTACTTCTCGTAGATCGCCGCGATCTTGCCGTTCTTCATCAGTTCGAGCACGGCGTCGTCGACCACCTTCTTGAAGGCCGGATCATCCTTGGGTTCCATGATGCCGTACGGCGCCAGTTGCAGGCCCTTGGTACCGATGACGAAGTCGTCAGGGGTCTTGGACGAGGCTACTGACCCGTAAGCCAGGCCATCATCGTTGGCCGAGCCGGCGGCGCGGCCGGACTGCACCATCAGGAAGGTTTCGCCGGTGTCCTTGGCGCCGATCACCTGGATGCCGTAGTTGTTCTTGGCATTGATCTCGGAGATCAGGCGGAAGGTCTGGCCGCCGGCCTGGGCAGCGATGGCCTTGCCACGGAACGTGGCCGGGTCATTGGGGTCCACGCCCGCATCCTTGCGCGCCATCAGCACCACCTGCGCGACGAACGTCGTGGGCGCGAACGACACCAGCTTGTGACGGTCAGGCAGGTTGGTGGTGTTGCCGCATTCCAGATCGATCGTGCCGTTGTTCAACAGCGGAATGCGGGTGGCGGAGGTGGTGGGGTTGTAGCGCACGTCCAGCTTGGGCAGCTTCAGGTTCGCCTGCACCGCCTTGGCGATTTCCTGGCAGATCTCCACGGTGTAGCCGATCGGCTTCTGGCTGGCGTCCAGATAGGAAAACGGCACGGAGGATTCCGGATGGCCGATGACGATGGCGCCCGTTTCGCGGATCTTGTCCAGGCGGCCGGCGCCTTCGGCATGCGCGGTGGTGATGGCGGCGGAGGTGGCGGCAAGGAGCAACGCCGCGGCAAGCGTGGTGGTGGCTTTCAAGTAATTCCCCGGTCTATACATGCCGGACTCGTAGTGGCCCGGATGGCGAAAAGTATGTCTTACCTGTAATGTTTTTCCCAATTCCACTTATGTATTGCTCCATACGGTATTGGTATGACAAATCCACGCTTGGGCCTGCGCCAGATCGAGGCTTTCCGGGCCATCATGGTGTCCGGATCGATGACCGCGGCGGCCCGCCGCATGCACACTTCACAACCGCAGGTAAGCCGGCTGATCGCGCAGCTGGAAGCCATCACGCAGTTTCCTCTGTTCGAACGCAACGGCAGCCGGCTCACGCCCACCTTGGACGGGTCGCGTTTTTTCACCGAGGTCGAGAAGACCTTCATCGGCCTGGCCGGCCTGGAGTCCGCGGCGGCCAGCATCCGGTCGTTTTCGGCGGGCCGCCTTAGCGTGGCTGCCATGCCGCGCCTGGCGGGCGGCCTGCTGGCGCGCATCGTGGTGCGCTTCAAGGCCCAGTATCCAGACGTCATGGTGTCGATCCAGTCGGGCAATGCCGGCACGGTGCATGACTGGATCACGTCCGGTTTCTGCGAGACGGGGCTGGCCATGTTGTATAGCGACGTGCCGGGCGTACAGGTGGAGCCCGTGATCACCACGCGTTGCGTGGCCGTGCTGCCGCGCGGCCATCGTCTGGCACGCCTGAAACGGCTCAAGCCCGCCGATTTCGTCGGCGAGCCTTTCATTTCCTTTCCCATGGGCAGCGCGCTGCGCGAGCGCATCGACGGCATCTTTCACGCGGCCAAGGTCGAGCGCCGTATCGTGGCCGAGGCCGGCCTGGGCGCGTCCATCTGCGCGCTGGTGGCGGCGGGCCTGGGTGTCAGCCTGATCAATCCCATCGCGGCGGGCGAGGAAAAGCTGGAGGGGGAAATCGAGGTGCGGCCTTTCTCCCCGGCGGTGCCGGTGATCATCGGCCTGCTGTATCCGCCGTATCACAACCGTACCCGGCTGGTGAGCGTCTTCGCGGAGCTGGCCCGGGAGGTCATGCAGGAAGAGCTGGCGGCCTTCGCCTGACGGAAAAGGCTCGGCCCCGTGGGGACGGGGCCGAGGTACTGCGCCGGGAGGACTGCTTGAACTGCCGCCCCGCCTCCCGCCGGGGCAACCACCTGGATTCAGCGGGTCCAGGCGGCCGGACTACGGAATCGGTGCTCAGACACTGAGCCGGCCTGGGTCTTTGCTGCTGCGTTGTTCAGGCACCTTGGAAGGGCGCGTTGTTAGGGTCGCCGAAGGCGGTGGCGCCGGGTTGCCGCGCCACTTCAGCGGCGACCTGCGCGCGCGCCACGCCGCTATCGGCCTGGGCGGCGAACGGGGCGTTGTCCAGATCGCCGCGCGCTACCAGGCCCGCGCTCCTGGCTTGTTCCAGTTCAGCCTGGACTTGCGCCCGGCTGGCGGACGCATTGTCCGATTGGCCGTAGACGCCTTGGAACGGCACGTTGTCCGAGTCGCCGCGCGGGGTGCCCGCATGGGCGATACCCACCAGGGCGAGGACTAGGGCGGCGGAAGTTGCAATGGTTTGAATACGCATGATGTCACTCCTGATCTGTTGATTTGGAACGGGGGAGGCATCCTGTCTGGATTGCTCGGGGTGTCTCTTTGTCGTTCCCCATGAGTTGAATTCTGCGCCCGTGGAGACCTCGGATAAACCCTGGGAAGGGGAAATCACTTGTGCATCAAACGATGTAATGGATTTTTATATCGTCCATTAGTGATCATTTTGGGCTAAATAAATATCTGCAAGATTTCGCCAGTGGCGTTGTTGGTCACAGCAGGAAAACGTAATTTTTTATTAGCCCAACAGTCGAAAAATTGCGACTGCCTGGGCGATTGACGCCACACTTTCTCCATTATTTACTCCTCTGCTATTTCGAGCGTCCCCGATTTTTCCGGTCTTTTTCGAAGAAATACGGAACAAGTCGGCGACATCGAGGCAAATTTGCGCCGCGCCGCAAAAATTGCAACAAAAGTCTTTCCAAATCGAATGTCAAAAGTGTTCGACGAATTATTTTGCAACATCTAGCCGAAAGTTGTATCTCGATTCATCTCTGCCGTATGGGAATGTCAGTCCAGGTTAATAAGTAGCAGCATTACGACACACAGACGTAATCCAATGCTGTAGGCGTCGTGGTGCCTGAAGTGCCGGGGCGGTCCATGGGGACTGCAACGGGAGTCCTGCCAGTGGAGGAGACGCTGCGCGGCGGGATGCCTCACGATTCCTGGAGTAGCAGATGAGTTCGGTTCGTCAGAAAGCCCGTTCGCGTTCCCGTGTCGTTCCGAACTATGTCTGGCGCTTGCT is a window of Bordetella sp. N DNA encoding:
- a CDS encoding low specificity L-threonine aldolase, translated to MAASLPHSLQTELPGHFVDLRSDTVTRPTDAMLEAMRAAPIGDDGLDGDPSVRQLESTVAARLGKDAGLFVPSCTMANLLAVLAQTSSREQVVLESNAHMYTSERGAATFTNLFYLGVPGVDGAMDLDRLAEGVQGGGHKLKTSLVAMETSHNNAAGAVPSLDYMRAVHALSTERGIAVHLDGARLFNAAVALGVEPAAVTQYTDTVSLCLSKGLSAPVGAVLAGPQAVLDRARALRRMIGGTQRQAGLMAAAGLYAVEHMGARLTQDHARARLLSDGVNAMQAVISATVPQTNIVQIDVSRSGRDSATWVRDLEAAGLAVRPWGAARLRCVTHRHIDDGHIERALESIRSVLAQGE
- a CDS encoding amino acid ABC transporter permease, with protein sequence MGNFDFGVIRDALPYLFGTGMTFTLTLTALAGLAGLVLGTLLALMRLSPLKALSVPATIYVNTMRSIPLLLVIFWFYFLVPYLGAWILRSPRPIQVGAFNSAVITFSMFEAAYFCEIMRAGIQSIARGQFNAGLALGLTQRQTLISIVLPQAIRNMTPALLTRVIILFQDTSLVYVLALTDFLGAASKIGQRDGRLVELYVFVAVVYILISFLASQSVKLLEKRLIPAR
- a CDS encoding amino acid ABC transporter permease, coding for MNYDWSWQVFLEMSPDGVHNFLQTLAMGAGWTLALSLSTWVLALTLGSLLAVFRTCTSRALRVIGTVYVELFRNCPLLVQMFLWYFVFPEVVPKALGLAIKQMPQPWGQFVPALLCLTLYGASRVCEQIRAGIQSLPRGQFQAGTALGLSQVQVYRHIILPEAYRIVIAPLTSEFMGTIKYSSVALTIGLLELTGQARAMQEFSFHIFEAFSAATLVYLIINGLVVLSLRGLEKRYAVPGLIAGKH
- a CDS encoding amino acid ABC transporter substrate-binding protein, which codes for MKATTTLAAALLLAATSAAITTAHAEGAGRLDKIRETGAIVIGHPESSVPFSYLDASQKPIGYTVEICQEIAKAVQANLKLPKLDVRYNPTTSATRIPLLNNGTIDLECGNTTNLPDRHKLVSFAPTTFVAQVVLMARKDAGVDPNDPATFRGKAIAAQAGGQTFRLISEINAKNNYGIQVIGAKDTGETFLMVQSGRAAGSANDDGLAYGSVASSKTPDDFVIGTKGLQLAPYGIMEPKDDPAFKKVVDDAVLELMKNGKIAAIYEKYFNSPIPPRGINLKYPMSDALKRALANPTDSGDPAAYQ
- a CDS encoding LysR substrate-binding domain-containing protein; its protein translation is MTNPRLGLRQIEAFRAIMVSGSMTAAARRMHTSQPQVSRLIAQLEAITQFPLFERNGSRLTPTLDGSRFFTEVEKTFIGLAGLESAAASIRSFSAGRLSVAAMPRLAGGLLARIVVRFKAQYPDVMVSIQSGNAGTVHDWITSGFCETGLAMLYSDVPGVQVEPVITTRCVAVLPRGHRLARLKRLKPADFVGEPFISFPMGSALRERIDGIFHAAKVERRIVAEAGLGASICALVAAGLGVSLINPIAAGEEKLEGEIEVRPFSPAVPVIIGLLYPPYHNRTRLVSVFAELAREVMQEELAAFA
- a CDS encoding DUF4148 domain-containing protein, which produces MRIQTIATSAALVLALVGIAHAGTPRGDSDNVPFQGVYGQSDNASASRAQVQAELEQARSAGLVARGDLDNAPFAAQADSGVARAQVAAEVARQPGATAFGDPNNAPFQGA